In Cyanobium sp. WAJ14-Wanaka, a single genomic region encodes these proteins:
- the egtB gene encoding ergothioneine biosynthesis protein EgtB, protein MAVATGTSTAPQELLARLQMVRHHSVALIAPLGPEDLCLQGMADASPPKWHLGHTTWFFETFLLEAACFKAHFRGALAAFEAADPRWGFLFNSYYDSVGARHPRPERGLLTRPPIDGVLAWRKRVDRALEAVLDAALAEPSTPEAVRWLQLLELGLQHEQQHQELLLTDLLDGFSRNPLEPAYGGAYESHYESFYQQDWGPEPGPWLNHPGGLVSIGHGGLASIGKDSEAFHFDNETPRHRQWLEPFALASRLVTNGEYASFIADGGYERPELWMSEGWARAQQQQWQAPRYWRGEWEFSLGGRQARQAQAPVRHLSWFEADAYARWAGARLPTEAEWEVAASQAQSPLAQAELPQANGLLWQWTASPYRPYPGFAPAAGAVGEYNGKFMSSQMVLRGSSFLTPPGHARPSYRNYYPPACRWMASGLRLAKDT, encoded by the coding sequence ATGGCTGTGGCGACGGGCACCAGCACGGCCCCCCAAGAGCTGCTGGCTCGCCTGCAAATGGTGCGCCACCACAGCGTGGCGCTGATCGCCCCCCTCGGCCCGGAGGATCTCTGCCTGCAGGGGATGGCGGATGCCAGCCCACCCAAATGGCACCTGGGCCATACCACCTGGTTTTTTGAAACCTTCCTGCTGGAGGCAGCCTGTTTTAAGGCCCATTTCAGGGGGGCGTTGGCGGCATTTGAGGCGGCCGATCCCCGCTGGGGATTCCTGTTCAACAGCTACTACGACAGCGTTGGCGCCCGCCACCCCAGGCCGGAGCGCGGTCTATTGACCCGCCCGCCAATCGATGGGGTTTTGGCCTGGCGTAAGCGGGTGGATCGGGCCCTGGAGGCCGTTTTGGATGCTGCCCTGGCCGAGCCCAGCACTCCAGAGGCAGTCCGCTGGCTGCAGCTACTGGAATTGGGCCTGCAACACGAGCAGCAACACCAGGAACTGCTGCTAACAGACCTGCTCGATGGGTTCAGCCGCAACCCGCTCGAGCCCGCCTACGGAGGCGCCTACGAAAGCCATTACGAAAGCTTTTACCAACAGGACTGGGGCCCGGAGCCTGGCCCATGGCTAAACCATCCCGGCGGCTTGGTGAGCATCGGCCATGGTGGTTTGGCGAGCATCGGCAAAGACAGCGAAGCTTTCCATTTCGACAACGAAACCCCCCGGCACCGCCAGTGGCTGGAGCCCTTTGCCCTGGCCAGTCGGCTGGTTACCAATGGCGAGTACGCCAGCTTCATCGCCGACGGGGGCTACGAACGGCCCGAGCTGTGGATGAGCGAGGGCTGGGCCAGGGCGCAGCAGCAACAGTGGCAGGCACCCCGCTACTGGCGCGGGGAGTGGGAATTCAGCTTGGGTGGTCGCCAGGCACGGCAAGCCCAGGCACCGGTGCGCCACCTCAGCTGGTTTGAGGCCGATGCCTACGCCCGCTGGGCCGGGGCACGCCTACCAACGGAGGCCGAGTGGGAGGTGGCAGCTAGCCAAGCCCAATCGCCACTGGCCCAGGCAGAGCTTCCCCAGGCAAATGGACTGCTCTGGCAATGGACCGCCAGCCCCTACCGCCCTTACCCGGGCTTTGCTCCGGCAGCAGGGGCCGTCGGGGAATACAACGGCAAATTCATGAGTTCGCAGATGGTGCTTAGGGGTAGTTCCTTCCTCACACCGCCCGGCCATGCCCGGCCCAGCTACCGCAACTACTACCCTCCTGCATGCCGCTGGATGGCCTCCGGCCTGCGGCTCGCCAAAGACACCTGA
- a CDS encoding protein kinase domain-containing protein, producing the protein MDLSVEMLTGQLIAERYRLEQCLSDGVQGRLWRATDTLAGDSPVALRQLGANQDRGQALQLWSRLQGLLHPQVPRLGAAITAGDQLWLVREWQEGRTYQQLLEARSERQLVFGAGEVLLLLRQLLPVLTVLHGQELVHGDLCPANLLRRDRDGLPVLLDFGLVCGLACVTPGYGPPELARGCSPEPWMDLHALGVISLVLLSGEAPAQLLDPLSLEWRWPGTLKESPELQPLLARLLSRDPGERFGSAAQALAAFQTLPMPESTGPVPRADRTVVLVPPVAVQPEASTPAPEPAPAAPPEPAPSPEPASAPAPSRRSSRNQSRSEERERAAEGGVWPVIIALVISAIVGTALGWLWLSRGKFSLPLPQTGLQLPRSLPSAEVDQRQQLLNRLRALQVDRAWFLKLVDAGLLAQFPERGGRLPSDSLDDAPLRKVWNELAEEWLARVEQLPLAIRQRLGTYSEGDWQRRQSSLLSQGLSSAVLRQLVSGSAQNLLPGRPGEDIPPEPFRQLWFAAAEQSLANVQIEAIQAQPLETRVLSAQVDAGGARLFPVRLPAGYRLVLGVNGSPLMQMSVFGAEGNLLEAKGPLRVVSLGAQSRSPVQLLVTNEGVAPGLITLSLRADPPAPRIQPVAPVTPEVLPPINEPPPVAPPAAPPG; encoded by the coding sequence ATGGATTTGTCTGTGGAGATGTTGACGGGCCAGTTGATCGCCGAGCGCTACCGGCTTGAGCAGTGCCTCAGCGACGGGGTGCAGGGCAGGCTGTGGCGCGCCACCGACACCCTTGCTGGTGATTCCCCCGTGGCCCTGCGCCAACTTGGGGCCAACCAGGATCGGGGCCAGGCCCTGCAGCTGTGGAGTCGGCTGCAGGGGTTGCTCCATCCCCAGGTGCCCCGGCTGGGGGCTGCCATAACTGCTGGAGACCAGCTCTGGTTGGTGCGCGAATGGCAGGAGGGCCGTACCTATCAGCAGTTGCTTGAGGCCCGATCCGAGCGCCAGTTGGTGTTTGGTGCCGGCGAGGTTTTATTGCTGCTGCGCCAGCTCCTGCCCGTTTTGACCGTGCTCCATGGCCAGGAGCTGGTGCATGGCGATCTCTGCCCGGCCAATTTGCTGCGCCGCGACCGCGATGGCCTGCCGGTGCTGCTGGATTTCGGGCTGGTTTGCGGCCTGGCCTGCGTTACGCCCGGCTACGGGCCGCCGGAATTGGCCCGGGGCTGCAGTCCGGAGCCCTGGATGGATCTCCACGCCCTGGGGGTGATCAGCTTGGTGTTGCTCAGTGGCGAGGCTCCGGCCCAGCTGCTCGATCCCCTCAGCCTGGAGTGGCGCTGGCCCGGCACCTTGAAGGAGAGCCCGGAGCTCCAGCCCCTGTTGGCGCGCCTGTTGAGCCGGGATCCTGGCGAGCGTTTTGGCTCTGCTGCCCAGGCCCTGGCGGCCTTCCAAACCCTGCCGATGCCCGAGAGCACTGGTCCGGTGCCCCGGGCCGATCGCACGGTGGTTTTGGTGCCACCGGTTGCGGTGCAACCCGAAGCCAGCACCCCTGCGCCTGAACCGGCACCAGCAGCACCGCCAGAACCGGCTCCCTCTCCAGAGCCTGCTTCGGCACCAGCCCCCAGCCGCAGATCCAGCCGCAACCAGAGCCGCAGCGAAGAGCGGGAGAGGGCCGCCGAGGGTGGGGTTTGGCCGGTGATTATCGCCCTGGTGATCTCAGCGATCGTGGGCACGGCCCTCGGTTGGCTGTGGTTGAGCCGCGGCAAGTTTTCCCTGCCCCTCCCCCAAACGGGCCTGCAGCTGCCCCGCAGCCTGCCCTCGGCGGAGGTGGACCAGCGCCAGCAATTGCTCAACCGCCTACGGGCACTCCAGGTCGACCGGGCCTGGTTCCTCAAATTGGTGGATGCCGGTTTGCTGGCCCAATTCCCCGAGCGGGGTGGCCGTTTGCCCAGCGACTCCCTCGACGACGCCCCCCTGCGCAAGGTTTGGAACGAGCTGGCAGAGGAGTGGTTGGCGCGGGTGGAGCAGTTGCCCCTCGCCATTCGCCAGCGGCTTGGCACCTATAGCGAAGGCGATTGGCAGCGGCGCCAAAGCTCCCTGCTCAGCCAGGGCCTTAGTTCGGCGGTGCTGCGCCAGCTGGTTTCCGGCAGTGCCCAAAACCTGTTACCGGGGCGCCCCGGCGAAGACATTCCCCCAGAACCCTTCCGGCAGCTCTGGTTTGCGGCGGCTGAGCAGAGCCTTGCCAACGTGCAGATCGAGGCGATTCAGGCCCAGCCCCTGGAAACCCGGGTTCTCTCGGCCCAGGTGGATGCGGGTGGAGCACGCCTGTTCCCCGTGCGACTGCCGGCCGGTTACCGGTTGGTGTTGGGGGTAAATGGGTCCCCATTGATGCAGATGAGTGTCTTTGGCGCCGAAGGCAACTTGCTGGAGGCCAAGGGTCCGCTGCGGGTGGTGAGCCTGGGCGCCCAATCCCGCTCTCCGGTGCAGCTGCTCGTTACCAATGAGGGGGTGGCACCTGGGCTGATCACCCTTTCTTTGCGGGCCGATCCGCCAGCCCCCCGGATCCAGCCAGTGGCGCCCGTAACGCCTGAGGTGTTGCCACCGATCAACGAACCACCACCAGTGGCACCACCAGCAGCACCGCCGGGTTAA
- a CDS encoding tetratricopeptide repeat protein: MLLAVQLATQLALPQLFDQALAASREGSFADALALWDQVIEVAPRDAAAWSNRGNVQLALGDPEAAIADQTEAIGLEPESPDPHLNRGTAEEALGQWQAAEADYRWILALPPEQAGEVRASALYNLGNVQGSLGDWPAARDAFQAAADERPGFAMARSSLALATFQLGELDSAERELRNLIRRYPLFADARAALTALLWQKGAFGEAESNWAAASGLDPRYRQGEWLLQTRRWPPKPVQALGHFLALEA; this comes from the coding sequence ATGCTTCTAGCGGTGCAGCTGGCGACCCAGCTGGCCCTCCCCCAGCTCTTTGACCAGGCCCTGGCAGCCAGCCGCGAGGGCAGCTTTGCCGATGCCCTGGCGCTCTGGGACCAGGTGATCGAGGTGGCCCCCAGGGATGCGGCGGCCTGGAGCAACCGGGGCAATGTGCAGCTCGCCCTGGGGGACCCCGAGGCCGCAATTGCCGACCAAACCGAGGCTATTGGGCTGGAGCCCGAAAGCCCCGACCCCCACCTCAACCGGGGCACCGCCGAGGAGGCCCTGGGCCAGTGGCAGGCGGCAGAAGCCGATTACCGCTGGATTTTGGCCCTGCCGCCAGAACAAGCCGGCGAAGTGCGGGCCTCTGCCCTCTACAACCTCGGCAACGTCCAGGGTTCCCTGGGCGATTGGCCAGCGGCCCGGGATGCCTTCCAGGCGGCGGCAGATGAGCGACCCGGTTTTGCCATGGCCCGCTCCAGCCTCGCCCTGGCCACCTTTCAATTGGGGGAGCTGGATTCGGCCGAAAGGGAGCTTCGCAATCTGATCCGCCGCTATCCCCTGTTTGCCGATGCTCGCGCTGCCCTGACGGCCCTGCTCTGGCAAAAGGGTGCCTTTGGAGAGGCGGAGAGCAACTGGGCCGCGGCCTCGGGCCTCGATCCCCGCTATCGCCAGGGAGAATGGTTACTGCAGACCCGGCGCTGGCCCCCTAAACCGGTGCAGGCCCTTGGCCATTTCCTGGCCCTGGAGGCGTGA
- the smpB gene encoding SsrA-binding protein SmpB: MAKGGGKKSAKALRDAANKLLSDNRFARHQYEILETVECGLELLGTEVKSIRAGSANLRDGFCLIRKGELQLHNVHISPHSQAGAFFNHEPLRVRKLLAHRKEIDKLRIALDQKGLTLIPLNLHLKGSWIKATIGLGKGRKLHDKRNEERHKQDIKDAKQAIARL, from the coding sequence ATGGCAAAGGGGGGAGGCAAAAAAAGCGCTAAGGCCCTGCGCGATGCCGCCAACAAATTGCTTTCCGACAACCGGTTCGCGCGCCACCAATACGAGATCCTCGAAACCGTGGAATGCGGCCTGGAGTTGCTGGGCACCGAGGTGAAATCAATTCGGGCCGGCAGCGCCAACCTCCGCGACGGCTTTTGCCTGATCCGTAAGGGCGAGCTGCAACTGCACAACGTGCACATCTCCCCCCACAGCCAAGCTGGCGCCTTCTTCAACCACGAACCCCTGAGGGTGCGCAAGCTGCTGGCCCACCGCAAGGAAATCGACAAGCTGCGCATTGCCCTCGATCAAAAGGGCCTGACCCTGATCCCCCTAAACCTGCACCTGAAAGGTTCCTGGATCAAGGCCACCATCGGCCTGGGCAAGGGCCGAAAACTGCACGACAAGCGCAATGAGGAGCGCCACAAACAGGACATCAAGGACGCAAAGCAGGCAATCGCCAGGCTTTAA
- a CDS encoding cysteine synthase A — translation MQASAMGESASGITNGFVGAVGDTPLIRLHGPSELTGCTILGKAEFMNPGGSVKDRAALGILLEAEQEGLLKPGGTIVEGTAGNTGIGLTHLCNARGYRALIVIPETQSAEKIGLLRSLGAEVRTVPAVPYRDPNNYVKLSGRIAEETPGAVWANQFDNLANRRAHYNSTGPEIWRQTGGGVDAWVAATGTGGTYAGVALYLKEQNPKVRCVLADPHGSGLYGWAKSGDLSISGSSITEGIGNSRVTANLEGAPIDDAVRIDDQSALDTIYGLLWQEGLFLGGSVGINVAAAVETARRLGPGHTIVTVLCDSGDRYRSRLYDGDWLAGMGLRQPQRFGLEAG, via the coding sequence ATGCAGGCCAGCGCCATGGGCGAAAGCGCTTCCGGAATTACCAATGGTTTTGTGGGCGCGGTTGGCGATACCCCGCTGATTCGGCTGCATGGGCCCAGTGAGCTCACCGGTTGCACGATTTTGGGCAAGGCCGAATTCATGAACCCCGGCGGTTCGGTGAAGGATCGGGCGGCCCTGGGGATCCTGTTGGAGGCCGAGCAGGAGGGGCTGCTGAAGCCGGGGGGCACGATCGTGGAGGGCACGGCTGGCAACACCGGCATTGGCCTCACCCACCTCTGCAATGCCAGGGGCTACAGGGCCCTGATCGTGATCCCCGAGACCCAGTCGGCCGAGAAGATCGGCCTGTTGCGCAGCCTCGGTGCCGAGGTGCGCACGGTGCCCGCAGTGCCCTACCGGGACCCCAACAACTACGTAAAACTCTCCGGCCGCATTGCCGAGGAAACCCCCGGTGCAGTTTGGGCAAACCAGTTCGACAACCTGGCCAACCGCCGCGCCCACTACAACAGCACCGGCCCGGAGATTTGGCGGCAAACCGGTGGCGGCGTCGATGCCTGGGTGGCCGCCACCGGCACCGGCGGCACCTATGCCGGGGTGGCCCTCTACCTGAAGGAGCAGAACCCCAAGGTGCGCTGCGTCCTGGCCGATCCCCATGGCAGCGGCCTCTATGGCTGGGCAAAGTCTGGCGACCTCAGCATTTCGGGAAGTTCGATCACCGAGGGGATTGGCAACAGCCGGGTCACCGCCAACCTGGAGGGTGCCCCGATCGACGACGCCGTGCGCATCGACGACCAATCCGCCCTCGACACCATCTACGGCTTGCTCTGGCAGGAGGGGCTGTTTTTGGGGGGCTCGGTGGGCATCAATGTGGCCGCGGCCGTAGAAACGGCCAGGCGCCTGGGTCCTGGCCACACGATCGTGACCGTGCTCTGCGACAGCGGTGATCGCTACCGCTCCCGCCTCTACGACGGCGACTGGCTGGCGGGCATGGGACTGCGCCAACCCCAAAGGTTTGGGCTGGAGGCGGGCTGA
- a CDS encoding HEAT repeat domain-containing protein translates to MANPSPDLDALRDAIGSGDPSRAMPALVGLRTLPEAQAIPLLLLGLEQQEFMVRSLSCAGLGVKQSEVGWLALVRALQHDDDANVRAEAANSLVSHSLERSWPLVRDVFAADEQWLVRCSILSALAEQPGIEAAWLFELAEMAIADGDGTVRVGGTEILGRLVRDNGHGEARLALQAMQSDSDHRVVAAALNGLQA, encoded by the coding sequence ATGGCGAATCCCTCCCCTGATCTCGATGCCCTGCGGGACGCCATTGGTTCCGGCGACCCCAGTCGAGCGATGCCCGCTTTGGTTGGTCTGCGAACCCTGCCCGAGGCCCAGGCCATTCCCCTGCTGCTGTTGGGGCTGGAGCAGCAGGAGTTCATGGTGCGCTCCCTGAGCTGTGCGGGCCTGGGCGTGAAGCAGAGCGAGGTTGGCTGGCTGGCCCTGGTGCGGGCCCTCCAGCATGACGATGACGCCAATGTGCGCGCCGAGGCGGCCAATTCCCTGGTGAGCCATTCCCTGGAGCGCTCCTGGCCCCTGGTGCGGGATGTGTTTGCCGCCGACGAGCAGTGGCTGGTGCGCTGCAGCATCCTTTCGGCCCTGGCGGAGCAGCCCGGGATTGAGGCCGCCTGGCTGTTTGAGCTGGCCGAAATGGCCATCGCCGATGGCGATGGCACCGTGCGAGTGGGGGGCACCGAGATCCTTGGCCGCTTGGTGCGCGACAACGGCCATGGCGAGGCCCGTCTGGCCCTGCAAGCGATGCAAAGCGATTCCGACCACAGGGTGGTGGCGGCGGCCCTCAACGGATTGCAGGCCTAG
- the ruvB gene encoding Holliday junction branch migration DNA helicase RuvB — translation MAIVSSTAGREPAKPTPRLVDPNPTPGASEENPGANPELIQREDGLRPKRFADYIGQAELKQVLAIAIEATRSREEALDHVLLYGPPGLGKTTMALVLAEELGVRCRITSAPALERPRDIVGLLVNLQPRELLFIDEIHRLNRVAEEILYPAMEDFRLDLTVGKGTTARTRSLPLAPFTLVGATTRAGSLSSPLRDRFGLIQRLEFYGLDDLQAIVQRAAGILELQLEQEAALEVARRCRGTPRIANRLLRRVRDVASVRGHQQIGQALVDEALSLHRVDGRGLDASDRRLLTLVLEGYGGGPVGLDTLAAGLGEDASTLEAVVEPYLLQLGFLQRTPRGRIVTPAGRAHLGWAAA, via the coding sequence ATGGCGATCGTTTCCTCCACCGCCGGCCGGGAGCCGGCCAAGCCGACGCCGCGGCTGGTGGATCCGAATCCGACTCCAGGGGCTTCAGAAGAAAATCCAGGGGCAAATCCGGAGTTGATTCAGCGGGAGGACGGCCTGCGCCCCAAGCGCTTTGCCGACTACATCGGCCAGGCCGAGTTGAAGCAGGTATTGGCCATCGCGATTGAGGCCACCCGCAGCCGTGAAGAGGCCCTAGACCATGTTTTGCTCTATGGCCCCCCCGGCCTGGGCAAAACCACCATGGCCCTGGTGCTCGCCGAGGAGTTGGGGGTCCGTTGCCGCATAACCAGTGCCCCGGCCCTGGAGCGCCCCCGCGACATCGTGGGTCTGCTGGTCAATTTGCAGCCCCGGGAGCTGCTGTTTATCGACGAAATCCACCGGCTTAACAGGGTGGCTGAGGAAATCCTCTACCCCGCGATGGAGGATTTCCGCCTCGATCTAACCGTGGGCAAGGGCACCACGGCCCGCACCCGCAGCCTGCCCCTGGCCCCCTTCACCCTGGTGGGCGCCACCACCCGGGCGGGTTCCTTGAGTTCGCCCCTCAGGGATCGTTTTGGCCTGATCCAGCGGCTGGAGTTCTACGGACTTGACGACCTGCAGGCGATCGTGCAACGGGCAGCCGGAATTTTGGAGTTGCAGCTGGAGCAGGAGGCAGCCCTGGAGGTGGCCCGCCGTTGCCGCGGCACCCCCCGCATCGCCAATCGCCTGCTTAGGCGGGTGCGGGACGTGGCCTCCGTGCGCGGCCATCAGCAGATTGGCCAGGCCCTGGTGGATGAGGCCCTGAGCCTGCACCGGGTCGATGGGCGGGGCCTGGATGCCAGCGATCGGCGCCTACTCACCCTGGTGCTTGAGGGCTATGGCGGCGGACCGGTGGGCCTCGACACCCTGGCGGCGGGCCTTGGGGAAGACGCCTCCACCCTGGAGGCGGTGGTGGAGCCCTACCTGCTCCAATTGGGCTTTTTGCAGCGCACTCCCCGGGGCCGGATCGTCACCCCCGCGGGCCGGGCGCACCTGGGCTGGGCGGCGGCGTGA
- a CDS encoding amidohydrolase, giving the protein MNGLATPVLEKLGLEASLQEALPDLIQLRRHLHRHPELSGHEQQTAALVAGELRRWGWQVQEGVGRTGVVAELGPSGEGVPLVALRVDMDALPIEERSGLDYASIHQGLMHACGHDLHTVVGLGVAQLLADLDQRQLGQLGARVRLLFQPAEETAQGASWMRDAGAMDGVDALFGVHVFPSLAVGTVGVRSGSLTAAAGELEVEVIGEGGHGARPHQSTDAIWIAARVVSGLQEAISRRLDALQPVVVSFGRIEGGKAFNVIADHVRLLGTVRCLDTELHAQLPAWIEDTVQALCQGHGGQARVRYRCISPPVHNDPELTQLVAAAATEVLGASQVQWLDQPSLGAEDFAHLLEGTRGTMFRLGVAGPQGCTPLHSNTFAPDEAAIAVGIRVLTASLLRWMAGSSQPAPEPAP; this is encoded by the coding sequence ATGAACGGATTGGCAACTCCCGTACTGGAAAAGCTTGGCCTTGAGGCGAGCCTCCAGGAGGCTTTGCCGGATTTGATCCAGCTGCGCCGCCATCTCCACCGCCACCCCGAACTCAGTGGCCATGAGCAGCAAACCGCGGCCCTGGTGGCCGGCGAGTTGCGGCGCTGGGGCTGGCAGGTCCAGGAAGGGGTGGGCCGCACGGGGGTGGTGGCGGAACTGGGGCCGAGCGGCGAAGGGGTTCCTTTGGTGGCCCTGCGGGTCGACATGGATGCCCTGCCTATTGAGGAGCGCAGTGGCTTGGATTACGCCTCCATCCACCAGGGCCTGATGCATGCCTGTGGCCACGACCTACACACGGTGGTGGGCCTGGGAGTGGCCCAGCTCCTGGCGGACCTGGACCAACGCCAGCTCGGCCAGCTCGGCGCCAGGGTGCGGCTGCTGTTTCAACCGGCCGAGGAAACGGCCCAGGGGGCCAGCTGGATGCGCGATGCCGGGGCGATGGATGGGGTGGACGCCCTATTTGGCGTGCATGTCTTTCCGAGTTTGGCGGTGGGTACGGTTGGGGTGCGCAGCGGCAGCTTGACCGCGGCGGCGGGTGAATTGGAGGTGGAGGTGATCGGCGAGGGCGGCCATGGCGCCAGACCCCACCAATCCACCGATGCGATTTGGATTGCGGCCCGGGTGGTGAGTGGTTTGCAGGAGGCGATCAGTCGCCGCCTGGATGCCCTGCAACCCGTGGTGGTGAGCTTTGGCCGCATTGAGGGCGGCAAGGCCTTCAATGTGATTGCCGACCACGTGCGCCTGTTGGGCACGGTGCGCTGCCTCGACACCGAGCTCCATGCCCAGCTACCGGCCTGGATTGAGGACACGGTCCAGGCCCTTTGCCAAGGCCATGGCGGCCAGGCCCGGGTGCGCTATCGCTGCATTTCGCCGCCGGTGCACAACGATCCCGAGCTCACCCAGTTGGTGGCTGCCGCAGCCACTGAGGTGCTGGGGGCCAGCCAGGTGCAGTGGCTGGATCAACCCTCTTTGGGGGCCGAGGATTTTGCCCACCTGCTCGAGGGCACCCGCGGCACGATGTTTCGCCTGGGGGTGGCCGGCCCCCAGGGCTGCACCCCCTTACACAGCAACACCTTTGCCCCCGACGAGGCTGCCATTGCCGTGGGCATCAGGGTGCTCACTGCCAGCCTGTTGCGTTGGATGGCCGGGTCCAGCCAACCAGCGCCGGAGCCAGCGCCATGA
- the egtD gene encoding L-histidine N(alpha)-methyltransferase, which yields MLIDLHPQPADVARLVSLGMAKRPKQLPAWLLYDAEGSRLFEAICEQPEYGLTRTETALLERHAPALAQALGPGVLVEFGAGSARKVGPLLRSLKPPAYVPLDISAKHLANACVELRQHFPQVPVLGICCDYSQLDQLPAHPLLEGQARLGFYPGSSLGNFTPTDAQALLCQLSKLLGPGGKLLIGIDQPKAVERLEAAYNDAAGVSAAFAKNLLVRLNRDLAGNFDPQLFSYRARWEAEHSRIAMALVSAKEQSVQLAGQVWSFGAGEELITEYSFKYDPEAFRALAAAAGWSCSQSWSDPQGDLSLHLLVQADPAIAGRLC from the coding sequence ATGCTGATCGACCTGCACCCCCAACCGGCCGACGTGGCTCGGCTGGTCAGCCTGGGCATGGCCAAACGACCCAAGCAGCTGCCAGCCTGGCTGCTCTACGACGCCGAGGGTTCCAGGCTGTTTGAGGCGATCTGTGAGCAGCCGGAATACGGCCTGACCCGCACCGAAACAGCCCTGCTCGAGCGCCATGCCCCTGCCCTAGCCCAGGCCCTGGGCCCGGGGGTGTTGGTGGAATTTGGCGCCGGCAGCGCCCGCAAAGTCGGCCCCCTGCTCAGGTCGCTCAAACCGCCCGCCTACGTACCCCTCGACATCAGCGCCAAGCACCTAGCAAACGCCTGCGTCGAATTGCGCCAGCACTTCCCCCAGGTGCCCGTGCTGGGTATCTGCTGCGACTACAGCCAGCTGGACCAACTGCCGGCCCATCCCCTGCTGGAGGGCCAAGCCCGGCTGGGTTTCTACCCAGGCAGCTCCCTCGGCAATTTCACCCCAACGGATGCCCAGGCCCTGCTTTGCCAGCTCTCCAAGCTGCTGGGCCCCGGGGGGAAACTGTTGATCGGCATCGACCAACCCAAGGCCGTGGAGCGGCTCGAAGCGGCCTACAACGATGCGGCAGGGGTATCGGCGGCCTTTGCCAAAAACCTGTTGGTGCGACTCAACCGCGACCTGGCCGGCAATTTTGATCCCCAATTATTTAGCTATCGGGCCCGCTGGGAGGCGGAGCACAGCCGGATCGCCATGGCCCTGGTGAGTGCAAAGGAGCAATCGGTGCAACTGGCGGGCCAGGTCTGGAGCTTCGGCGCCGGCGAGGAATTGATCACCGAATACAGCTTCAAATACGACCCCGAGGCCTTTAGGGCCCTGGCCGCGGCCGCAGGCTGGAGCTGCAGCCAAAGCTGGAGTGATCCCCAGGGGGATTTGTCGTTGCACCTGCTGGTGCAAGCAGACCCCGCCATTGCGGGCAGACTCTGCTGA
- a CDS encoding DUF3188 domain-containing protein, producing MKQRPLLQGLLALSSPLLIALAVVVLLQRQGVDKLQALPALLIGSGLLISSGVHRRRWRRELLLALRQDEDKQEPHGESLP from the coding sequence ATGAAGCAACGCCCCCTGCTCCAGGGCCTGCTGGCCCTCTCCTCGCCCCTGTTGATTGCCCTGGCGGTTGTGGTGCTGCTGCAGCGCCAGGGGGTCGACAAACTCCAGGCGCTGCCGGCCCTTTTGATTGGCTCCGGCCTTTTGATCAGCAGTGGGGTGCACCGCCGCCGCTGGCGCCGCGAGTTGCTGCTCGCCCTCCGCCAGGATGAAGACAAGCAGGAACCCCATGGCGAATCCCTCCCCTGA